One Syntrophales bacterium genomic region harbors:
- the waaF gene encoding lipopolysaccharide heptosyltransferase II, which yields MENSLSTNQPITLKVRGAKKIPLHNVGKILIRATNWIGDVVMNLPAIAAVRKTFPGAKLSVLTRPWVAEIFRICNDIDEIILLDSSGIHAGITGKLKITKELKHKRFDMAILLQNAIEAAIITWLAGIPIRAGYNSDGRGLLLTHAVKRTKAIRRMHQIDYYLEMVKSLGCQSAGRDIHLRPGKDYHLLSERLLNEYGMTDNRPLVGVAPGATYGPAKRWFPERFAAVADRLIDDFSAGVILFGSPGDRESADAVTDRARHTLINLAGKTELKEAIALIVRCNLFITNDSGLMHVAGALAIPTIAIFGSTNPVTTSPVGDNSIVIYRGVPCSPCLKERCPTDFRCMELIGVDDVYEAARTAMGKQW from the coding sequence ATGGAAAACTCCCTCTCCACTAATCAGCCAATAACGTTAAAGGTCAGAGGAGCGAAAAAAATCCCTCTTCATAATGTGGGAAAGATCCTTATCCGGGCAACGAACTGGATAGGTGACGTCGTGATGAATCTTCCTGCCATCGCCGCCGTGAGGAAGACTTTTCCCGGGGCAAAGTTATCTGTCCTAACAAGACCATGGGTAGCGGAGATATTTCGTATTTGTAACGATATTGATGAGATTATCCTGCTGGACAGTTCCGGTATACATGCGGGCATCACGGGGAAGCTGAAAATAACTAAGGAACTGAAGCATAAGAGATTCGATATGGCCATCCTCCTGCAAAACGCCATTGAAGCTGCCATCATTACCTGGCTGGCCGGTATTCCGATCAGGGCAGGATACAATTCCGACGGGAGGGGCCTCCTTCTGACCCACGCGGTGAAGAGGACGAAGGCCATCAGAAGAATGCACCAGATTGACTATTACCTCGAAATGGTCAAATCTCTGGGCTGCCAATCGGCGGGAAGGGATATCCACCTCAGGCCGGGGAAGGACTACCATCTCCTCTCGGAAAGATTACTCAATGAATATGGGATGACAGACAACCGTCCTCTCGTAGGTGTGGCGCCGGGCGCCACCTACGGACCGGCAAAGAGGTGGTTTCCCGAAAGATTTGCCGCCGTTGCCGACAGGTTGATTGATGACTTTTCCGCCGGTGTGATTCTCTTCGGAAGCCCCGGAGACAGGGAGAGCGCCGATGCCGTTACCGACAGGGCCAGACATACCCTGATCAACCTGGCGGGAAAGACCGAGCTGAAGGAGGCGATCGCCCTGATCGTCCGGTGCAACCTCTTTATCACCAACGATTCCGGCTTGATGCATGTCGCCGGGGCGCTGGCTATCCCCACCATCGCCATCTTCGGGTCAACAAACCCCGTTACCACTTCCCCCGTGGGTGACAATAGTATCGTCATCTACAGGGGTGTCCCTTGTAGCCCCTGCCTCAAGGAGAGATGCCCGACCGATTTCCGCTGCATGGAGCTGATAGGGGTTGACGATGTTTATGAGGCCGCCAGGACAGCAATGGGCAAGCAGTGGTGA